A genomic segment from Anas platyrhynchos isolate ZD024472 breed Pekin duck chromosome 5, IASCAAS_PekinDuck_T2T, whole genome shotgun sequence encodes:
- the PLEKHG3 gene encoding pleckstrin homology domain-containing family G member 3 isoform X2 yields MPVPACPQHPALGEVPAAPTRGMEEEEEEEAACDGEEPWLANSNNNAAPGGRPGAQGVRPLGQEPSYLQRVLLEIVESERTYARDLRGIVEGYLGKIIDAEEPPLRPEQVSALFGNIEDIYELSSNLLQSLESCACDPVAVAVCFVTRSQEFDIYTQYCNNYPNSVAALSECMRSKQQARFFRECQEQMRHALPLGAYLLKPVQRILKYHLLLQEIAKHFERKSGDDYEVVVEAIDTMTCVAWYINDMKRKHEHAIRQQEIQSLLLQWKGPDLTSYGELVLEGTFRVQRARSERAVFLFDKLLLITKRRGDHYVYKSHILCSSLMLIESTRDSLCFSVAHYKHIKQQYGLQAKSVEEKRVWTHHIKRLILENHHAIVPQKAKEAILEMDLFHPPRLPRYSPERLHRSRSCQPLDQPRHGRRQSEPAKQILRQLGEHGERLGVTSGGGGQFWGAAPPPPQSSPLLFFLPPHTRLAGLKHAGSEGTLLEAGEPPQPPRAWAAAGGVVEEEEEEEEEEEEALGKDSQEEQDGHGDKDGDVAEEPQEEQGTPAGSCEWHHEVAATPASPVSPLRTGELGEGTETPAPPSPSGTPPPGLPDGEGDPEQHPDMEAGTGEDPRALSSEEEEEEEEEGHGEGSILPPSVLDQASVIAERFGSSLSRRGSLALEGRSGSTLSLDGPPPDSGAPRSPPPSPEPPPPTPRRRSLLSTQDLLLLRKIRSYYDNAEHQDAGFSIKRRESLSYIPKGLVRTSVSRINSWPPPEPASPKTPPEPASPKTPLEPVSPKTPPEPVSPKTPPEPVLAVDGAPPARQENGLQPPAEPLLIVEEGDVGAGDPPGVLALGSPPGRPATRVYQLARQYSLRIKSRRRRAGLPLGDSATHTSTPGLPKPPVSPGDSVTPTVSGAPRSPPSPGGGGTEPFSWPDVRELRARFGAPRPPPVTRSRSAPEGPGRGGRPAAKERGGGRSRSAEAGVGTPDPWRGAGGGGGHHHHHQQQPGGLWVTAQAPLGPGGQRVVVLERLPPPAATEPPAYVQIRSPTTREKICLKAVVERCKAYQASEEYRRRCPPGQGEPPEPPRHGLVRDLRQKFQTLDAAS; encoded by the exons aTGCCGGTGCCCGCCTGCCCGCAGCACCCTGCCCTCGGCGAGGTGCCGGCGGCTCCCACCCGCggcatggaggaggaggaggaggaggaggcggcgtgCGACGGCGAGGagccctggctggccaacagcaacaacaacgcggccccgggggggcggccgggggcgcagGGCGTGCGCCCCCTGGGCCAGGAGCCCTCGTACCTGCAGCGCGTGCTGCTGGAGATCGTGGAGTCGGAGCGCACATACGCCCGCGACCTGCGCGGCATCGTGGAG GGCTACCTGGGGAAGATCATCGACGCCGAGGAGCCGCCGCTGCGGCCGGAGCAGGTCAGCGCGCTTTTTGGGAACATCGAGGACATCTACGAGCTCAGCAG CaacctgctgcagagcctggagAGCTGCGCCTGCGACCCGGTGGCCGTGGCCGTCTGCTTCGTGACGCGG AGCCAGGAGTTCGACATTTACACGCAGTACTGCAACAACTACCCCAA CTCGGTGGCGGCGCTGAGCGAGTGCATGAGGAGCAAGCAGCAGGCGCGCTTCTTCCGCGAGTGCCAGGAGCAGATGCGGCACGCGCTGCCGCTGGGCGCCTACCTGCTGAAACCCGTCCAGAGGATCCTCAAGTACCACTTGCTGCTCCAG GAGATCGCCAAGCACTTCGAGCGCAAATCGGGGGATGACTacgaggtggtggtggaggccATCGACACCATGACCTGCGTGGCGTGGTACATCAACGACATGAAGCGCAAGCACGAGCACGCCATCCGCCAGCAG GAGATCCAgtcgctgctgctgcagtggaaGGGGCCGGACCTGACCAGCTACGgggagctggtgctggagggCACCTTCCGCGTGCAGCGGGCGCGCAGCGAGCGCGCAGTCTTCCTCTTCGACAAGCTGCTCCTCATCACCAAGCGCCGCGGGGACCACTACGTCTACAAGAGCCACATCCTG TGCTCCTCGCTGATGCTGATCGAGAGCACGCGGGACTCGCTCTGCTTCAGCGTGGCGCACTACAAGCACATCAAGCAGCAGTACGGCCTGCAG gccAAGAGCGTGGAGGAGAAGCGCGTCTGGACCCACCACATCAAGCGGCTCATCCTGGAGAACCACCACGCCATCGTCCCCCAGAAG GCCAAGGAAGCCATCCTGGAGATGGACTTGTTCC ACCCCCCGCGCCTGCCCCGCTACAGCCCCGAGCGCCTGCACCGGAGCCGCTCCTGCCAGCCTCTGGACCAGCCACGCCACGGCCGCCGGCAGTCgg AGCCCGCCAAGCAGATCCTGCGGCAGCTGGGTGAGCACGGTGAGCGGCTGGGggtgacatcaggagggggggggcaattttggggtgctgcccccccccccccccaaagctcacctctgctcttcttcctccccccacacacacgGCTGGCAGGGCTTAAG CACGCAGGCAGTGAGGGGACCCTCCTGGAGGCGGGggagcccccacagccccccagggcctgggctgcagctgggggcgtcgtggaggaggaggaggaggaagaggaggaggaagaggaggctttGGGCAAGGacagccaggaggagcaggacgGGCACGGGGACAAGGATGGGGACGTGGCAGAGGAGCCCCAGGAGGAGCAG GGGACCCCGGCAGGGAGCTGCGAGTGGCACCACGAGGTCGCCGCCACCCCGGCGTCACCGGTGTCCCCGCTGCGCACCGGGGAGCTCGGCGAGGGGACGGAGAcccccgcgcccccctccccatcGGGGACCCCCCCGCCGGGGCTGCCCGACGGGGAGGGCGACCCCGAGCAGCACCCGGATATGGAGGCGGGCACCGGGGAGGACCCGCGGGCGTTGAGcagcgaggaagaggaggaggaggaggaggaaggccacGGGGAGGGCAGCATCCTGCCCCCCTCGGTGCTGGACCAGGCCAGCGTCATCGCCGAGCGCTTCGGCAGCAGCCTGTCGCGCCGTGGCAGCCTGGCGCTGGAGGGGCGCAGCGGCAGCACCCTCAGCCTCGACGGGCCCCCCCCGGATAGCGGggcgccccgcagccccccgccgtccccagaacccccccctcccaccccccggCGCCGCTCGCTCCTCTCCACccaggacctgctgctgctgcgcaAGATCCGGAGCTACTACGACAACGCCGAGCACCAGGACGCCGGCTTCAGCATCAAGCGCCGCGAGAGCCTCTCCTACATCCCCAAGGGGCTGGTGAGGACCTCGGTCTCCAGAATCAACAGCTGGCCCCCCCCGGAGCCAGCgagccccaaaacacccccGGAACCAGCGAGCCCCAAAACGCCTCTGGAACCAGTGAGTCCCAAAACGCCTCCGGAGCCGGTGAGCCCCAAAACGCCTCCAGAGCCGGTGCTGGCGGTGGATGGAGCACCCCCTGCGCGCCAGGAGAacgggctgcagccccccgccgAGCCGCTGCTCATCGTGGAGGAGGGCGACGTtggtgctggggaccccccgGGGGTGCTGGCACTTGGGAGCCCCCCCGGGCGCCCCGCCACCAGGGTGTACCAGCTGGCCCGCCAGTACAGCCTGCGCATCaagagccgccgccgccgcgctggCCTTCCGCTCGGGGACAGTGCCACCCACACCAGCACCCCAG gtttGCCCAAGCCACCCGTGTCCCCAGGGGACTCCGTCACCCCCACGGTGTCCGGTGCCCCCCGCAGCCCGCCCAGCCCCGGCGGTGGCGGCACCGAGCCCTTCTCCTGGCCAGACGTGCGGGAGCTGCGTGCCCGTTTCGGCGCCCCGCGGCCACCGCCGGTGACCCGCAGCCGCTCGGCACCTGAGGGGCCGGGACGTGGGGGGCGTCCGGCGGCCAAGGAGCGGGGTGGGGGCCGCAGCCGCAGCGCTGAGGCGGGCGTGGGGACCCCCGACCCATGGCGCGGTGCTGGTGGCGGTGGTggccaccatcaccaccaccagcagcagcccgggGGGCTGTGGGTGACGGCGCAGGCACCCCTGGgccccggggggcagcgggtggTGGTGCTGGAGAGGCTGCCCCCCCCTGCTGCCACCGAGCCCCCCGCCTACGTGCAGATCCGCTCGCCCACCACCCGCGAGAAGATCTGCCTGAAGGCGGTGGTGGAGCGCTGCAAAGCCTACCAGGCTTCCGAGGAGTACcggcggcgctgcccccccggGCAGGGTGAGCCCCCCGAGCCTCCCCGGCACGGCCTCGTCAGGGACCTGCGGCAGAAGTTTCAGACCCTCGACGCCGCCAGCTAG
- the PLEKHG3 gene encoding pleckstrin homology domain-containing family G member 3 isoform X1 — protein sequence MPVPACPQHPALGEVPAAPTRGMEEEEEEEAACDGEEPWLANSNNNAAPGGRPGAQGVRPLGQEPSYLQRVLLEIVESERTYARDLRGIVEGYLGKIIDAEEPPLRPEQVSALFGNIEDIYELSSNLLQSLESCACDPVAVAVCFVTRSQEFDIYTQYCNNYPNSVAALSECMRSKQQARFFRECQEQMRHALPLGAYLLKPVQRILKYHLLLQEIAKHFERKSGDDYEVVVEAIDTMTCVAWYINDMKRKHEHAIRQQEIQSLLLQWKGPDLTSYGELVLEGTFRVQRARSERAVFLFDKLLLITKRRGDHYVYKSHILCSSLMLIESTRDSLCFSVAHYKHIKQQYGLQAKSVEEKRVWTHHIKRLILENHHAIVPQKAKEAILEMDLFHPPRLPRYSPERLHRSRSCQPLDQPRHGRRQSEPFECRDRAETLPDRLQGHAGRRQSEPAKQILRQLGEHGERLGVTSGGGGQFWGAAPPPPQSSPLLFFLPPHTRLAGLKHAGSEGTLLEAGEPPQPPRAWAAAGGVVEEEEEEEEEEEEALGKDSQEEQDGHGDKDGDVAEEPQEEQGTPAGSCEWHHEVAATPASPVSPLRTGELGEGTETPAPPSPSGTPPPGLPDGEGDPEQHPDMEAGTGEDPRALSSEEEEEEEEEGHGEGSILPPSVLDQASVIAERFGSSLSRRGSLALEGRSGSTLSLDGPPPDSGAPRSPPPSPEPPPPTPRRRSLLSTQDLLLLRKIRSYYDNAEHQDAGFSIKRRESLSYIPKGLVRTSVSRINSWPPPEPASPKTPPEPASPKTPLEPVSPKTPPEPVSPKTPPEPVLAVDGAPPARQENGLQPPAEPLLIVEEGDVGAGDPPGVLALGSPPGRPATRVYQLARQYSLRIKSRRRRAGLPLGDSATHTSTPGLPKPPVSPGDSVTPTVSGAPRSPPSPGGGGTEPFSWPDVRELRARFGAPRPPPVTRSRSAPEGPGRGGRPAAKERGGGRSRSAEAGVGTPDPWRGAGGGGGHHHHHQQQPGGLWVTAQAPLGPGGQRVVVLERLPPPAATEPPAYVQIRSPTTREKICLKAVVERCKAYQASEEYRRRCPPGQGEPPEPPRHGLVRDLRQKFQTLDAAS from the exons aTGCCGGTGCCCGCCTGCCCGCAGCACCCTGCCCTCGGCGAGGTGCCGGCGGCTCCCACCCGCggcatggaggaggaggaggaggaggaggcggcgtgCGACGGCGAGGagccctggctggccaacagcaacaacaacgcggccccgggggggcggccgggggcgcagGGCGTGCGCCCCCTGGGCCAGGAGCCCTCGTACCTGCAGCGCGTGCTGCTGGAGATCGTGGAGTCGGAGCGCACATACGCCCGCGACCTGCGCGGCATCGTGGAG GGCTACCTGGGGAAGATCATCGACGCCGAGGAGCCGCCGCTGCGGCCGGAGCAGGTCAGCGCGCTTTTTGGGAACATCGAGGACATCTACGAGCTCAGCAG CaacctgctgcagagcctggagAGCTGCGCCTGCGACCCGGTGGCCGTGGCCGTCTGCTTCGTGACGCGG AGCCAGGAGTTCGACATTTACACGCAGTACTGCAACAACTACCCCAA CTCGGTGGCGGCGCTGAGCGAGTGCATGAGGAGCAAGCAGCAGGCGCGCTTCTTCCGCGAGTGCCAGGAGCAGATGCGGCACGCGCTGCCGCTGGGCGCCTACCTGCTGAAACCCGTCCAGAGGATCCTCAAGTACCACTTGCTGCTCCAG GAGATCGCCAAGCACTTCGAGCGCAAATCGGGGGATGACTacgaggtggtggtggaggccATCGACACCATGACCTGCGTGGCGTGGTACATCAACGACATGAAGCGCAAGCACGAGCACGCCATCCGCCAGCAG GAGATCCAgtcgctgctgctgcagtggaaGGGGCCGGACCTGACCAGCTACGgggagctggtgctggagggCACCTTCCGCGTGCAGCGGGCGCGCAGCGAGCGCGCAGTCTTCCTCTTCGACAAGCTGCTCCTCATCACCAAGCGCCGCGGGGACCACTACGTCTACAAGAGCCACATCCTG TGCTCCTCGCTGATGCTGATCGAGAGCACGCGGGACTCGCTCTGCTTCAGCGTGGCGCACTACAAGCACATCAAGCAGCAGTACGGCCTGCAG gccAAGAGCGTGGAGGAGAAGCGCGTCTGGACCCACCACATCAAGCGGCTCATCCTGGAGAACCACCACGCCATCGTCCCCCAGAAG GCCAAGGAAGCCATCCTGGAGATGGACTTGTTCC ACCCCCCGCGCCTGCCCCGCTACAGCCCCGAGCGCCTGCACCGGAGCCGCTCCTGCCAGCCTCTGGACCAGCCACGCCACGGCCGCCGGCAGTCgg AGCCCTTCGAGTGCCGCGACCGCGCCGAGACGCTGCCGGACCGGCTGCAGGGGCACGCGGGGCGCCGGCAGTCGG AGCCCGCCAAGCAGATCCTGCGGCAGCTGGGTGAGCACGGTGAGCGGCTGGGggtgacatcaggagggggggggcaattttggggtgctgcccccccccccccccaaagctcacctctgctcttcttcctccccccacacacacgGCTGGCAGGGCTTAAG CACGCAGGCAGTGAGGGGACCCTCCTGGAGGCGGGggagcccccacagccccccagggcctgggctgcagctgggggcgtcgtggaggaggaggaggaggaagaggaggaggaagaggaggctttGGGCAAGGacagccaggaggagcaggacgGGCACGGGGACAAGGATGGGGACGTGGCAGAGGAGCCCCAGGAGGAGCAG GGGACCCCGGCAGGGAGCTGCGAGTGGCACCACGAGGTCGCCGCCACCCCGGCGTCACCGGTGTCCCCGCTGCGCACCGGGGAGCTCGGCGAGGGGACGGAGAcccccgcgcccccctccccatcGGGGACCCCCCCGCCGGGGCTGCCCGACGGGGAGGGCGACCCCGAGCAGCACCCGGATATGGAGGCGGGCACCGGGGAGGACCCGCGGGCGTTGAGcagcgaggaagaggaggaggaggaggaggaaggccacGGGGAGGGCAGCATCCTGCCCCCCTCGGTGCTGGACCAGGCCAGCGTCATCGCCGAGCGCTTCGGCAGCAGCCTGTCGCGCCGTGGCAGCCTGGCGCTGGAGGGGCGCAGCGGCAGCACCCTCAGCCTCGACGGGCCCCCCCCGGATAGCGGggcgccccgcagccccccgccgtccccagaacccccccctcccaccccccggCGCCGCTCGCTCCTCTCCACccaggacctgctgctgctgcgcaAGATCCGGAGCTACTACGACAACGCCGAGCACCAGGACGCCGGCTTCAGCATCAAGCGCCGCGAGAGCCTCTCCTACATCCCCAAGGGGCTGGTGAGGACCTCGGTCTCCAGAATCAACAGCTGGCCCCCCCCGGAGCCAGCgagccccaaaacacccccGGAACCAGCGAGCCCCAAAACGCCTCTGGAACCAGTGAGTCCCAAAACGCCTCCGGAGCCGGTGAGCCCCAAAACGCCTCCAGAGCCGGTGCTGGCGGTGGATGGAGCACCCCCTGCGCGCCAGGAGAacgggctgcagccccccgccgAGCCGCTGCTCATCGTGGAGGAGGGCGACGTtggtgctggggaccccccgGGGGTGCTGGCACTTGGGAGCCCCCCCGGGCGCCCCGCCACCAGGGTGTACCAGCTGGCCCGCCAGTACAGCCTGCGCATCaagagccgccgccgccgcgctggCCTTCCGCTCGGGGACAGTGCCACCCACACCAGCACCCCAG gtttGCCCAAGCCACCCGTGTCCCCAGGGGACTCCGTCACCCCCACGGTGTCCGGTGCCCCCCGCAGCCCGCCCAGCCCCGGCGGTGGCGGCACCGAGCCCTTCTCCTGGCCAGACGTGCGGGAGCTGCGTGCCCGTTTCGGCGCCCCGCGGCCACCGCCGGTGACCCGCAGCCGCTCGGCACCTGAGGGGCCGGGACGTGGGGGGCGTCCGGCGGCCAAGGAGCGGGGTGGGGGCCGCAGCCGCAGCGCTGAGGCGGGCGTGGGGACCCCCGACCCATGGCGCGGTGCTGGTGGCGGTGGTggccaccatcaccaccaccagcagcagcccgggGGGCTGTGGGTGACGGCGCAGGCACCCCTGGgccccggggggcagcgggtggTGGTGCTGGAGAGGCTGCCCCCCCCTGCTGCCACCGAGCCCCCCGCCTACGTGCAGATCCGCTCGCCCACCACCCGCGAGAAGATCTGCCTGAAGGCGGTGGTGGAGCGCTGCAAAGCCTACCAGGCTTCCGAGGAGTACcggcggcgctgcccccccggGCAGGGTGAGCCCCCCGAGCCTCCCCGGCACGGCCTCGTCAGGGACCTGCGGCAGAAGTTTCAGACCCTCGACGCCGCCAGCTAG